Proteins co-encoded in one Arachis hypogaea cultivar Tifrunner chromosome 13, arahy.Tifrunner.gnm2.J5K5, whole genome shotgun sequence genomic window:
- the LOC140177630 gene encoding agamous-like MADS-box protein AGL82, giving the protein MGRAKTELKCLSTEKDRKGRFKTRIKGLESKMKKFSDKCEGSEACLTVYEEGSNDAPMIWPKDSTKIRSLIKKYEAQKNVRPLKIFDLQDFFEHKKTLVEAETLKAQKCIYSVKYPTSDLNIRSLDLEQLRMFIGILDNKIGALAERINMLKNSQKVESNFNFGQSIDRYNSQIQPMMPHSYDMGSSSQMGLLSPNPMELMGSMVNAMMSKRWCPFTKKG; this is encoded by the coding sequence ATGGGCCGTGCAAAAACAGAATTGAAGTGCCTCTCAACTGAGAAAGATCGGAAAGGCAGATTCAAGACAAGAATCAAGGGACTAGagagcaaaatgaagaaattttCTGACAAATGCGAAGGATCCGAAGCATGCTTGACAGTTTATGAAGAAGGTAGCAACGATGCACCAATGATTTGGCCAAAAGATTCCACAAAAATCAGATCCTTAATTAAAAAGTACGAAGCTCAAAAGAATGTGAGGCCTCTTAAGATCTTTGATCTCCAAGACTTCTTTGAGCACAAGAAGACCTTGGTTGAAGCCGAAACTTTGAAAGCGCAAAAATGCATCTACAGCGTCAAGTATCCCACTTCTGACTTGAATATCCGGAGCTTAGATTTGGAACAACTGAGGATGTTCATTGGCATATTGGATAACAAAATTGGTGCGTTGGCTGAAAGGATTAACATGCTGAAAAATAGTCAAAAAGTTGAAAGTAACTTCAATTTTGGACAGAGTATTGATCGGTACAACTCTCAGATTCAACCTATGATGCCACATAGTTATGATATGGGTTCTAGTTCCCAAATGGGTCTCCTTAGTCCAAATCCAATGGAATTGATGGGAAGTATGGTGAATGCTATGATGTCTAAAAGGTGGTGCCCATTTACTAAAAAGGgttaa
- the LOC112732285 gene encoding phytochrome E isoform X1 gives MKNARLSTSAASSMNMGRTLAQYSADAEILAEFEQSNVSGKSFDYSKSVVDPPKSVSEEKMTAYLSRIQRGGLIQPFGCMLAVEEPTFNIIGYSQNSFLLLGVEIQSDTEELMGGLLGVDATTLFTPASGASLAKAVASREISLLNPVWVYARATQKPFYAILHRIDVGVVIDLEPARSSDPALSFAGAVQSQKLAVRAISRLQSLPGGDIGLLCDSVVGEVQKLTGYDRVMVYKFHEDDHGEVISEIRRLDLESYLGLHYPATDIPQASRFLFKQNRVRMICDCNAKPVKVTQNQELSQPLCLVNSTLRAPHGCHTQYMANMGSIASLVMSIVVNTKDSMKLWGLLVCHHTAPRYVPFPVRYACEFLMQAFGVQLYMEIQLAAQMAEKRILKTQTLLCDMLLRDAPFGIVTQSPNIKDLVKCDGAALYYDGNCWLLGTTPSELQVKDIAEWLLSTHGDSTGLSTDSLADAGYPGAALLGDAVCGMAMAQISSRHFLFWFRSHTAKEVKWGGAKHHPEDKDDGGKMNPRSSFKAFLEVVKSKSSPWEASEINAIHSLQLIIRDSFHNSENSGIKAMNYIQRSDASSGGIDELSSVAFEMVRLIETATVPIFGVDTGGLINGWNVKIAELTGLLANEAIGKSLVNEVAHADSRNNLENIQSKALQGMEDKNFELKLKHFGNQQQNGVVYLIVNACTSRDYTNAVVGVCFVGQDITCEKVVLDKFVKLEGDYKAIIQSLNPLIPPIFASDESACCSEWNAAMERITGWKRDEVIGKLLPGEIFGSFVRLKGQDTLTNFMILLYRGISGQEFEKFPFGFFDRNGEFIEAYITANKRIDTSGNMIGCFCFLQIVSRDLNQPSDGQNLPQGRKSISESKEFAYILQEMMNPLNGIRFTHKLLEKTAVSESQKQFLDTSAACERQIMEIIEETYIGSINEGSSVQLNMEEFLLGGILDAIVSQVMLLVRGKSLQLFHEIPDEMKTLALYGDQIKLQVVLSDILLNVVNHTPSPNGWVEIKISPGLKIIQDGHEFIHLKFRMSHSGQGLPSNTLQDMFEEGNQWTTQEGLGLYMSRKMLSRMNGHVHYAREQNKCYFLIDLELRTRKERQRNLQAETSMLS, from the exons atgaagaacgCAAGGCTCTCAACTTCAGCTGCAAGCAGCATGAACATGGGGAGAACACTTGCACAGTACAGTGCAGACGCTGAGATTCTTGCAGAGTTCGAGCAATCAAACGTGTCCGGTAAATCATTTGACTACTCAAAGTCAGTGGTTGACCCACCGAAATCAGTCTCTGAGGAGAAGATGACTGCCTACTTGTCAAGAATCCAAAGGGGCGGACTCATCCAGCCCTTTGGCTGCATGCTGGCAGTCGAAGAACCGACTTTCAACATCATTGGCTACAGCCAGAATTCATTTCTCCTCTTGGGTGTCGAGATTCAGTCCGACACCGAAGAGTTAATGGGTGGTCTTCTTGGAGTTGATGCCACTACACTCTTCACTCCTGCTTCCGGGGCTTCGCTTGCGAAAGCTGTGGCATCGAGGGAAATCTCGCTTCTTAATCCTGTTTGGGTGTACGCAAGGGCAACGCAGAAGCCGTTTTACGCGATACTTCACCGGATTGATGTCGGAGTTGTGATAGATTTGGAACCTGCAAGGTCCAGTGACCCTGCATTGTCGTTCGCAGGGGCGGTTCAGTCGCAGAAGCTAGCCGTTAGAGCGATTTCTCGGCTGCAATCGCTTCCCGGCGGAGACATTGGTCTTCTGTGTGACTCTGTTGTAGGGGAAGTTCAAAAGCTTACGGGGTATGACAGAGTTATGGTGTATAAATTCCACGAGGACGATCACGGGGAGGTTATTTCGGAGATTAGGAGGTTGGATTTGGAGTCTTATTTGGGTCTGCACTACCCTGCCACTGATATCCCTCAAGCCTCAAGATTCTTGTTCAAGCAAAATCGCGTTCGGATGATTTGTGATTGTAATGCTAAGCCGGTTAAGGTAACTCAGAACCAAGAGTTGAGTCAACCGCTTTGCTTGGTGAACTCAACTCTGAGGGCGCCACATGGATGCCACACGCAGTACATGGCTAACATGGGCTCCATTGCTTCGCTGGTTATGTCAATTGTGGTAAATACCAAAGATTCCATGAAGCTATGGGGTTTGCTAGTGTGCCATCACACTGCGCCGCGCTATGTGCCTTTTCCGGTTCGCTACGCTTGTGAATTTCTTATGCAGGCTTTTGGAGTGCAGCTTTACATGGAGATTCAGTTAGCAGCGCAAATGGCAGAGAAAAGGATTCTCAAGACACAAACTTTGCTGTGTGACATGCTCCTTCGCGACGCGCCGTTTGGGATTGTTACTCAGTCTCCTAATATCAAGGATCTTGTCAAGTGTGATGGAGCTGCCCTGTATTATGATGGGAACTGTTGGTTGTTAGGCACAACACCGTCCGAATTGCAGGTAAAAGACATTGCTGAATGGTTGCTTAGTACTCACGGTGACTCGACCGGTTTGAGTACAGACAGTTTGGCTGATGCTGGTTATCCTGGTGCTGCTTTACTTGGGGATGCAGTGTGTGGCATGGCGATGGCGCAAATCAGTTCGAGGCATTTCTTGTTCTGGTTCCGGTCTCACACTGCTAAGGAAGTTAAGTGGGGAGGGGCCAAACACCATCCTGAGGATAAGGATGATGGAGGGAAAATGAATCCAAGATCATCATTCAAAGCATTTCTTGAAGTTGTTAAGAGCAAAAGTTCGCCTTGGGAGGCTTCCGAAATCAATGCTATTCACTCATTGCAACTTATAATTAGAGATTCATTTCACAATTCAGAGAATAGTGGTATTAAGGCTATGAACTACATACAGAGAAGTGATGCTTCAAGTGGTGGGATTGATGAGCTAAGTTCAGTAGCATTTGAAATGGTGAGGTTAATTGAGACGGCAACTGTGCCGATTTTCGGGGTTGACACAGGTGGCTTAATCAATGGTTGGAATGTGAAAATTGCGGAATTGACAGGTTTGCTGGCAAATGAAGCTATTGGTAAATCACTAGTGAATGAAGTAGCGCATGCAGACTCGCGCAACAATCTTGAAAATATTCAAAGTAAAGCCCTGCAAG GCATGGAAGACAAGAATTTTGAGTTGAAATTGAAACATTTTGGGAATCAACAACAAAATGGAGTTGTATATCTCATAGTGAATGCTTGCACAAGTAGAGATTACACAAATGCCGTTGTTGGGGTATGCTTTGTAggccaagatatcacttgtgagAAAGTTGTTCTAGACAAATTTGTCAAGTTGGAAGGTGATTACAAAGCTATCATACAGAGCCTCAATCCGCTAATTCCGCCGATATTTGCTTCTGACGAGAGCGCCTGCTGCTCCGAATGGAATGCAGCCATGGAAAGGATAACTGGCTGGAAGAGAGATGAAGTCATAGGAAAACTTCTTCCCGGGGAAATCTTTGGAAGCTTTGTTAGACTGAAAGGTCAAGATACACTGACTAACTTCATGATCTTGCTTTACCGGGGAATTAGCGGACAAGAATTCGAGAAGTTTCCCTTCGGATTTTTTGATAGGAATGGAGAGTTTATAGAGGCTTACATCACTGCTAACAAGAGGATCGATACGAGTGGAAACATGATTGGCTGTTTCTGCTTCTTGCAGATTGTATCTCGCGATCTGAATCAGCCTTCGGATGGACAAAATCTTCCTCAGGGGAGGAAGAGTATATCTGAGTCTAAGGAGTTTGCTTATATATTACAAGAGATGATGAATCCTTTAAACGGTATTCGGTTTACGCATAAGCTTCTGGAGAAAACAGCTGTCTCAGAAAGCCAGAAACAGTTTCTTGACACTAGTGCTGCTTGTGAAAGACAGATAATGGAAATTATTGAGGAAACATATATAGGAAGTATCAATGAAGG CAGCAGTGTGCAGCTAAACATGGAGGAATTTCTTCTTGGGGGTATTCTAGATGCCATTGTGAGTCAAGTGATGCTGTTGGTGAGAGGAAAAAGCTTGCAGCTGTTCCATGAAATTCCTGATGAAATGAAAACACTTGCTCTGTATGGTGATCAAATAAAGCTTCAAGTGGTCTTATCTGACATTCTGCTTAATGTAGTCAACCATACACCATCTCCAAATGGCTGGGTTGAAATCAAGATTTCACCTGGTTTGAAGATAATTCAGGACGGCCATGAGTTTATCCATTTGAAGTTCAG AATGAGCCATTCCGGTCAAGGTCTTCCTTCTAACACACTTCAGGATATGTTTGAAGAAGGGAATCAATGGACTACACAAGAAGGTTTGGGGCTATATATGTCAAGAAAAATGCTTAGTAGGATGAATGGTCATGTTCACTATGCGAGAGAACAAAATAAGTGCTACTTCCTCATTGATCTTGAActtagaacaagaaaagaaaggcaAAGGAATTTGCAAGCGGAGACAAGCATGTtgagttaa
- the LOC112732285 gene encoding phytochrome E isoform X2, which produces MKNARLSTSAASSMNMGRTLAQYSADAEILAEFEQSNVSGKSFDYSKSVVDPPKSVSEEKMTAYLSRIQRGGLIQPFGCMLAVEEPTFNIIGYSQNSFLLLGVEIQSDTEELMGGLLGVDATTLFTPASGASLAKAVASREISLLNPVWVYARATQKPFYAILHRIDVGVVIDLEPARSSDPALSFAGAVQSQKLAVRAISRLQSLPGGDIGLLCDSVVGEVQKLTGYDRVMVYKFHEDDHGEVISEIRRLDLESYLGLHYPATDIPQASRFLFKQNRVRMICDCNAKPVKVTQNQELSQPLCLVNSTLRAPHGCHTQYMANMGSIASLVMSIVVNTKDSMKLWGLLVCHHTAPRYVPFPVRYACEFLMQAFGVQLYMEIQLAAQMAEKRILKTQTLLCDMLLRDAPFGIVTQSPNIKDLVKCDGAALYYDGNCWLLGTTPSELQVKDIAEWLLSTHGDSTGLSTDSLADAGYPGAALLGDAVCGMAMAQISSRHFLFWFRSHTAKEVKWGGAKHHPEDKDDGGKMNPRSSFKAFLEVVKSKSSPWEASEINAIHSLQLIIRDSFHNSENSGIKAMNYIQRSDASSGGIDELSSVAFEMVRLIETATVPIFGVDTGGLINGWNVKIAELTGLLANEAIGKSLVNEVAHADSRNNLENIQSKALQGMEDKNFELKLKHFGNQQQNGVVYLIVNACTSRDYTNAVVGVCFVGQDITCEKVVLDKFVKLEGDYKAIIQSLNPLIPPIFASDESACCSEWNAAMERITGWKRDEVIGKLLPGEIFGSFVRLKGQDTLTNFMILLYRGISGQEFEKFPFGFFDRNGEFIEAYITANKRIDTSGNMIGCFCFLQIVSRDLNQPSDGQNLPQGRKSISESKEFAYILQEMMNPLNGIRFTHKLLEKTAVSESQKQFLDTSAACERQIMEIIEETYIGSINEGSVQLNMEEFLLGGILDAIVSQVMLLVRGKSLQLFHEIPDEMKTLALYGDQIKLQVVLSDILLNVVNHTPSPNGWVEIKISPGLKIIQDGHEFIHLKFRMSHSGQGLPSNTLQDMFEEGNQWTTQEGLGLYMSRKMLSRMNGHVHYAREQNKCYFLIDLELRTRKERQRNLQAETSMLS; this is translated from the exons atgaagaacgCAAGGCTCTCAACTTCAGCTGCAAGCAGCATGAACATGGGGAGAACACTTGCACAGTACAGTGCAGACGCTGAGATTCTTGCAGAGTTCGAGCAATCAAACGTGTCCGGTAAATCATTTGACTACTCAAAGTCAGTGGTTGACCCACCGAAATCAGTCTCTGAGGAGAAGATGACTGCCTACTTGTCAAGAATCCAAAGGGGCGGACTCATCCAGCCCTTTGGCTGCATGCTGGCAGTCGAAGAACCGACTTTCAACATCATTGGCTACAGCCAGAATTCATTTCTCCTCTTGGGTGTCGAGATTCAGTCCGACACCGAAGAGTTAATGGGTGGTCTTCTTGGAGTTGATGCCACTACACTCTTCACTCCTGCTTCCGGGGCTTCGCTTGCGAAAGCTGTGGCATCGAGGGAAATCTCGCTTCTTAATCCTGTTTGGGTGTACGCAAGGGCAACGCAGAAGCCGTTTTACGCGATACTTCACCGGATTGATGTCGGAGTTGTGATAGATTTGGAACCTGCAAGGTCCAGTGACCCTGCATTGTCGTTCGCAGGGGCGGTTCAGTCGCAGAAGCTAGCCGTTAGAGCGATTTCTCGGCTGCAATCGCTTCCCGGCGGAGACATTGGTCTTCTGTGTGACTCTGTTGTAGGGGAAGTTCAAAAGCTTACGGGGTATGACAGAGTTATGGTGTATAAATTCCACGAGGACGATCACGGGGAGGTTATTTCGGAGATTAGGAGGTTGGATTTGGAGTCTTATTTGGGTCTGCACTACCCTGCCACTGATATCCCTCAAGCCTCAAGATTCTTGTTCAAGCAAAATCGCGTTCGGATGATTTGTGATTGTAATGCTAAGCCGGTTAAGGTAACTCAGAACCAAGAGTTGAGTCAACCGCTTTGCTTGGTGAACTCAACTCTGAGGGCGCCACATGGATGCCACACGCAGTACATGGCTAACATGGGCTCCATTGCTTCGCTGGTTATGTCAATTGTGGTAAATACCAAAGATTCCATGAAGCTATGGGGTTTGCTAGTGTGCCATCACACTGCGCCGCGCTATGTGCCTTTTCCGGTTCGCTACGCTTGTGAATTTCTTATGCAGGCTTTTGGAGTGCAGCTTTACATGGAGATTCAGTTAGCAGCGCAAATGGCAGAGAAAAGGATTCTCAAGACACAAACTTTGCTGTGTGACATGCTCCTTCGCGACGCGCCGTTTGGGATTGTTACTCAGTCTCCTAATATCAAGGATCTTGTCAAGTGTGATGGAGCTGCCCTGTATTATGATGGGAACTGTTGGTTGTTAGGCACAACACCGTCCGAATTGCAGGTAAAAGACATTGCTGAATGGTTGCTTAGTACTCACGGTGACTCGACCGGTTTGAGTACAGACAGTTTGGCTGATGCTGGTTATCCTGGTGCTGCTTTACTTGGGGATGCAGTGTGTGGCATGGCGATGGCGCAAATCAGTTCGAGGCATTTCTTGTTCTGGTTCCGGTCTCACACTGCTAAGGAAGTTAAGTGGGGAGGGGCCAAACACCATCCTGAGGATAAGGATGATGGAGGGAAAATGAATCCAAGATCATCATTCAAAGCATTTCTTGAAGTTGTTAAGAGCAAAAGTTCGCCTTGGGAGGCTTCCGAAATCAATGCTATTCACTCATTGCAACTTATAATTAGAGATTCATTTCACAATTCAGAGAATAGTGGTATTAAGGCTATGAACTACATACAGAGAAGTGATGCTTCAAGTGGTGGGATTGATGAGCTAAGTTCAGTAGCATTTGAAATGGTGAGGTTAATTGAGACGGCAACTGTGCCGATTTTCGGGGTTGACACAGGTGGCTTAATCAATGGTTGGAATGTGAAAATTGCGGAATTGACAGGTTTGCTGGCAAATGAAGCTATTGGTAAATCACTAGTGAATGAAGTAGCGCATGCAGACTCGCGCAACAATCTTGAAAATATTCAAAGTAAAGCCCTGCAAG GCATGGAAGACAAGAATTTTGAGTTGAAATTGAAACATTTTGGGAATCAACAACAAAATGGAGTTGTATATCTCATAGTGAATGCTTGCACAAGTAGAGATTACACAAATGCCGTTGTTGGGGTATGCTTTGTAggccaagatatcacttgtgagAAAGTTGTTCTAGACAAATTTGTCAAGTTGGAAGGTGATTACAAAGCTATCATACAGAGCCTCAATCCGCTAATTCCGCCGATATTTGCTTCTGACGAGAGCGCCTGCTGCTCCGAATGGAATGCAGCCATGGAAAGGATAACTGGCTGGAAGAGAGATGAAGTCATAGGAAAACTTCTTCCCGGGGAAATCTTTGGAAGCTTTGTTAGACTGAAAGGTCAAGATACACTGACTAACTTCATGATCTTGCTTTACCGGGGAATTAGCGGACAAGAATTCGAGAAGTTTCCCTTCGGATTTTTTGATAGGAATGGAGAGTTTATAGAGGCTTACATCACTGCTAACAAGAGGATCGATACGAGTGGAAACATGATTGGCTGTTTCTGCTTCTTGCAGATTGTATCTCGCGATCTGAATCAGCCTTCGGATGGACAAAATCTTCCTCAGGGGAGGAAGAGTATATCTGAGTCTAAGGAGTTTGCTTATATATTACAAGAGATGATGAATCCTTTAAACGGTATTCGGTTTACGCATAAGCTTCTGGAGAAAACAGCTGTCTCAGAAAGCCAGAAACAGTTTCTTGACACTAGTGCTGCTTGTGAAAGACAGATAATGGAAATTATTGAGGAAACATATATAGGAAGTATCAATGAAGG CAGTGTGCAGCTAAACATGGAGGAATTTCTTCTTGGGGGTATTCTAGATGCCATTGTGAGTCAAGTGATGCTGTTGGTGAGAGGAAAAAGCTTGCAGCTGTTCCATGAAATTCCTGATGAAATGAAAACACTTGCTCTGTATGGTGATCAAATAAAGCTTCAAGTGGTCTTATCTGACATTCTGCTTAATGTAGTCAACCATACACCATCTCCAAATGGCTGGGTTGAAATCAAGATTTCACCTGGTTTGAAGATAATTCAGGACGGCCATGAGTTTATCCATTTGAAGTTCAG AATGAGCCATTCCGGTCAAGGTCTTCCTTCTAACACACTTCAGGATATGTTTGAAGAAGGGAATCAATGGACTACACAAGAAGGTTTGGGGCTATATATGTCAAGAAAAATGCTTAGTAGGATGAATGGTCATGTTCACTATGCGAGAGAACAAAATAAGTGCTACTTCCTCATTGATCTTGAActtagaacaagaaaagaaaggcaAAGGAATTTGCAAGCGGAGACAAGCATGTtgagttaa